CCGAAATCCCAGAAGTACCCGATGATCTCGCCATCGGGAGCGGTTGAGCCCAGGTCGGCACAGGTCGAATCTGGATCAGAGGGAGAATTCCTCAAGCGCAGCGCTATCCCCTACAGGTCCCCGCGCAGCCACGCAGTGAAGACGCGGTCGGTGAGCCAGGATAGGCTGTAAGAGAGGTTAAGGGTGACACCCCGAGTGCCCGCGCGTCGACTTCCTGGGTACGAAACTTGAGGCGACAGCAAAGGACGTGGAAGCTAGAACCGAAATAGCTTCTCCCTCATTGTCGCGTTCGGCGAGATCGGGTAAGCTCACCGCAAGATGACCGAACCGAAGATCGCTTTGTTCTACGGAGATCCATATCGGTGCGAGCAAGCCCTTGCCGCGCGGGAGGGAGAGATCGCGCCGGACGAACGGATCGTCCGGTTTGGGGATGAGCTCGACATCAAAGCGTTATCGATGGAGATGACATCCACATCCTTGTTTTCTCCCCGGCGTCACTTCCTCATCCGTCACGTGGAACGGGTTCGGCCGATCAAGACCATCTACCCGCTGGTTGAGGGCTCGCTTCCCGCTGGTACCTACCTCACCATGCTCGCTTCCGATGGGAAGGGGCTGGATGGTCTGATCTCCCGGGTGAAGAAGGTAGAAGGGAGAGTGGCGGGGCTTCCCCGCCCGCGGGGACAGGCGCTCGTTCAAAGCGTAGAAGAGCTCCTGCGAGAGGAGGGGGTACAACTCCCCCGGACTGCGGTGGCACGACTGCTCGAACAGGGGAACGGCGACCTCCTTTTCCTGCGGGAGGAAGTGCGGAAGATCGCTGCCTACGCCGGGGAGGAGACCCCGAGCCCGACTGTCGTGACGGCAATTGGGTACACCGGGGGAGAAGAGTCGATCTATCCGTTCCTCGACGCATTCGGGAGGAGGAATCTCGCCAATGCCCTCGCTGCCCTCGAACGCCTGTACGTCGATCCCAATCGCTTGTTCCCCGCCCTCCTCCATCACATCACCCGTCTGACCGAGGTGCGGATTCTGCGGGATGATGGATTCTCCCCCCGGAGGATCGCCGCTGCGCTCGAGACACCGGAGTGGCTCGTGCGGCGCCTTGCCACCCAAGCTAAAAACTACACGCAAAAAGAACTCGCCGCCGCGCTTTCCCTCGGGATCGAGCTCGATCGAGGGATCAAGCGCGGCGGCGTCCGTCCCGCCGACGCGGTACTTAAGCTTGTTCTCGCTGCTACTTCCCGGCCTCGGCGGTGACCCGCACCGGGATGTAGTTGGCGAACCCGGCCTTCTCGATGAGGAGGCGGCTCACGACCAGCGCGCAGTACATGCTCCCCACTACACCGATCCCGAGCGTGATCGCGAATCCCTTGATCGGTCCGGTACCGACGAGGAGGAGGATCAGCGCGGTGAGCAGAGTGGTCACGTTGGCGTCGACGATGGTGGAGAGCGACTTCTCGAACCCTCCCCGCACCGCGGCGAGCGGCGACTTCCCGGCTCGGCGCTCCTCCTTGATCCGCTCGAAGATGATCACGTTACCGTCGACCGTTGTACCGATCGTCAGGATGATACCGGCGATCCCCGGCAGGGTAAGGGTGGCATGGAATAGCGCCAGAGCAGCGAAGACGATGAGCATGTTCAACAGCAGGGCGATGTCGGCGACGAATCCGAACAGCCGATAGTAGATCGGCATGTATAAGATGACGAGGATGAACCCGGTTACGATCGAGATCATCCCCCGGCGGATCGAGTCGCTTCCCAGGGTCGGCCCGACGGTGTTCTCCTCGACCACTTTCACCGCCACCGGCAACGCACCGGCGCGCAGCACGATCGCGATCCGGGTCGCCTCATCCTTGGTGAATTTCCCCTGGATGGTGGTTGAGTCCTTCACCGCCCGCCAGCCTTGGGCGGCCGCGCTCTTGATCGACTCGGTGATCCTCGGAGCGCTGTAGATGACGTTGTCGAGCACGATCGCCAGGCGGTCATCCACCTTAAGCCGTTTCAACGCGTTGACGAACTGTTGTGCTCCTTCTTTGTTGAAGGTGAGCGCAATGTAGAGCTGTCCGGCGGTTTGGATTGCTTGGGAGGTGTGTACCCGGGCGTCGGCCAAGGCGGCCCCGGTGAGGAGCGGGGTGCTCTCCACGATGTACGGAATCCCGTTGCGGTCCCTCAATACCTCTTGATCGGGAGAGGTCGGCACAAGGTCCTCGTTCGGACTGGTCCCGGCCTGGATCACCTTCTTGAACTCCAGCATCGCCGTCTGTCCGATAAGCTGCCGTGCTTCCCGCGGGTCCTTCGTTCCGGGGAGGTTCACCAGGACGCGGTTTGTCCCCAACCGCTTTATCTCCGCGTTTGCCATCCCGTACTGATCGACCCGGTTGTTGAGGATGGTGATGATCCGGTTGATGGTATCGTCTCGCTCTTTCGCGTCCATATTTTCCGTCCCCTGTGCCTGCAGGACGAGGCGCACCCCTCCCTGGAGATCGAGCCCGAGGGGAATAACCTTGTTCAGCGGCCAGAACGGGTAGAGGATGGCGAGAGCACCAAACAGGATCAACAGAACGCTCCCGAGCCGGATCCAATCGTTCCGCGTCATGTTGGAATGAGCCATTATTTCGACCTCCCCGAATTTATCTTATTTAGTGAGCTTATCGACGATGCTCGATTTGGCGATCCTGATCTTTCCCCCGTCCTCCAGGGTGAGGACAACGGATGTATCACCGATCGAATCGATCTCGCCGTAGATCCCGCCTGCGGTCACCACCTTATCCCCCCGCTTCAGGCTTGAGACGAGTTCAGAGTGCTGCGCCTGCCGCTTCCGTTGCGGACGGATCAGCATGAAGTAGAACACTGCCGCGAACACCCCGAGGATCACGACGAGGGAGATGATCGATTGTCCAGCGGCCGGCTGTTCCTCTTGCCCAAACGCGACGAGGCCGAACATGAGGACGATCAGACCCGCCAACACGAACTTCTTACTCATTACCATCACTCCTTGTCACTTTTTCATCCGCAGGTGGCGGTAGGCCCCGGTCCAGAGGAACGGAACTCCCACAACCACGAAAACAACGGCTAATATTAACTCCCCTTTCCCGGATAGTTCCCTTCCTAAGCCGATTACCCGCTCCAGGATCGCGAAGAGATCGGCCCAGATTATACAGTAAAGACCCGCCAAAATCG
The nucleotide sequence above comes from Candidatus Bipolaricaulota bacterium. Encoded proteins:
- the secD gene encoding protein translocase subunit SecD; the protein is MTRNDWIRLGSVLLILFGALAILYPFWPLNKVIPLGLDLQGGVRLVLQAQGTENMDAKERDDTINRIITILNNRVDQYGMANAEIKRLGTNRVLVNLPGTKDPREARQLIGQTAMLEFKKVIQAGTSPNEDLVPTSPDQEVLRDRNGIPYIVESTPLLTGAALADARVHTSQAIQTAGQLYIALTFNKEGAQQFVNALKRLKVDDRLAIVLDNVIYSAPRITESIKSAAAQGWRAVKDSTTIQGKFTKDEATRIAIVLRAGALPVAVKVVEENTVGPTLGSDSIRRGMISIVTGFILVILYMPIYYRLFGFVADIALLLNMLIVFAALALFHATLTLPGIAGIILTIGTTVDGNVIIFERIKEERRAGKSPLAAVRGGFEKSLSTIVDANVTTLLTALILLLVGTGPIKGFAITLGIGVVGSMYCALVVSRLLIEKAGFANYIPVRVTAEAGK
- the yajC gene encoding preprotein translocase subunit YajC, encoding MFGLVAFGQEEQPAAGQSIISLVVILGVFAAVFYFMLIRPQRKRQAQHSELVSSLKRGDKVVTAGGIYGEIDSIGDTSVVLTLEDGGKIRIAKSSIVDKLTK